The proteins below come from a single Kryptolebias marmoratus isolate JLee-2015 linkage group LG12, ASM164957v2, whole genome shotgun sequence genomic window:
- the LOC108236250 gene encoding ral guanine nucleotide dissociation stimulator-like 1, translating to MGKWEITMNPVQEWGEETEDGAVYGVTLRREPVPTSPGHGETSSLCCGFVQYRTCKVRRLKAATLDQLVNYLLDCRNQEQDYGRILLSTYRTFTSTTKLIELLFQKDSAYFDVDNADYSKSPLLTFVQTWLDEYSEDLREPPLHPALRLLLDHLTISAAVHGDMRSQPNFCSLAGQAEELLKRFQKEELASNVGSAAADLEQDEEGSADEDSGCENSLDQGGVMDFSAAAIAEQLTRIDSALFSKVVPYQCLGCMWSQRDKKENMSPTIRATIAQFNTITNWVIGSLLSPPRTSSRVPPTSAAQRARIIEKWIKVAQECHRLRNFSSQKAILSALHSNAVYRLRKTWAAVCRDSTATFDNLWETFPDENCVLINKELLVEDGGQATVDNVSPKIPKKCQLLRQMSTSSGVVPYLGTYLTVLTMLDTALPDTVQGGLINFEKRRREFDVLSQIRVLQLSCSQYKLPHHRKITASIHEHKLLTDLESYELSRRLEPPIDTCSPTSWNNRSLTKKLSFLLTPGDGSKKLPADQISVSSSGSSGSEMEDLSSPNLSRSTRPQSFHSSCSNVSEVFSTSSSSPCPSAVSSSESPSPSSSSSDCSTDLCSAASADGCSRPNPPLASQHKRSISMTCLPAYNHQGADSCIVRVSVDLGHDNGNMYKSILLTSHEKTAQVIQRALEKHHLEHMNGQDFTLTQVISQDRELLIPDKANVFYAMSTTANFDFVLRRYNKCQKKPLRTTMSLGRFTK from the exons ATGGGAAAATGGGAGATAACCATG AACCCAGTCCAGGAGTGGGGTGAGGAGACAGAGGACGGAGCGGTGTACGGGGTCACTCTGCGCCGGGAGCCCGTCCCCACGTCCCCCGGCCACGGCGAGACCAGCTCGCTGTGCTGTGGTTTCGTCCAGTACCGAACCTGCAAGGTGCGGCGCCTGAAGGCCGCCACCCTGGACCAGCTGGTGAATTACCTCCTCGACTGTAGGAACCAGGAGCAGGACTACGGCAGGATCTTGCTCTCCACATACAGAACGTTTACCAGCACAACGAAGCTCATAGAGCTGCTCTTCCAGAA GGACAGTGCCTATTTCGATGTTGACAACGCTGATTATTCTAAGAG CCCCCTACTGACCTTTGTTCAGACATGGTTGGATGAGTACAGTGAGGACCTCCGGGAGCCTCCGCTGCATCCAGCGCTCAGGCTGCTGTTGGATCACCTGACGATCAGCGCCGCAGTGCATGGCGACATGCGCAGCCAGCCCAACTTCTGCTCGCTGGCTGGACAAGCTGAGGAACTGCTCAAGAGGTTCCAGAAAGAAG aactggCATCAAATGTTGGTTCCGCTGCAGCAGATCTTGAGCAAGATGAGGAGGGGTCTGCTGACGAGGATTCGGGATGCGAAAACTCTCTGGATCAAGGCGGTGTCATGGATTTCTCCGCTGCAGCCATTGCAGAGCAGCTCACTCGAATAGACTCT GCTCTGTTCAGCAAAGTGGTGCCCTACCAGTGTTTGGGCTGCATGTGGTCCCAGAGAGACAAGAAGGAGAACATGTCTCCCACTATTCGGGCCACTATTGCACAGTTCAATACCATCACCAACTGGGTCATTGGGTCCCTGCTCAGCCCGCCTCGCACTTCCTCCCGTGTGCCTCCCACGTCAGCGGCGCAGAGGGCCCGCATCATAGAGAAGTGGATCAAAGTAGCACAG gaaTGCCATCGCTTGAGGAACTTCTCTTCTCAGAAGGCCATCCTGTCTGCCCTTCATTCGAATGCAGTTTACAGGCTGAGGAAGACCTGGGCTGCTGTTTGCAG aGACAGCACTGCCACATTTGACAACCTCTGGGAGACTTTTCCTGATGAGAATTGTGTTCTGATCAACAAGGAGCTCCTGGTGGAG GATGGAGGCCAAGCCACAGTGGATAACGTTTCTCCAAAGATACCCAAGAAGTGTCAACTCCTCAGACAGATG AGCACCTCCAGTGGAGTGGTACCTTACCTGGGCACCTATCTAACCGTTCTCACCATGTTGGACACAGCTCTGCCAGAcactgtgcag GGTGGACTCATAAACTTTGAGAAGAGGAGAAGG GAATTTGATGTCCTTTCACAGATTCGAGTGCTGCAGTTGTCCTGTTCCCAGTATAAACTCCCTCATCACCGTAAAATCACTGCCAGTATACATGAACATAAGCTGCTTACTGATCTGGAGAG ttatGAACTGTCAAGACGGCTCGAGCCTCCGATCGACACGTGTTCGCCAACGTCTTGGAACAACCGCTCTCTCACGAAGAAACTCTCCTT tCTGCTGACACCAGGCGATGGTTCTAAGAAACTCCCTGCCGACCAGATCAGTGTTTCGTCCTCCGGATCCAGCGGTTCTGAAATGGAGGATCTGTCTTCTCCAAATCTGTCCCGTTCCACCCGACCGCAG TCCTTCCACAGCTCTTGCAGCAATGTATCTGAGGTCTTTTCAACTTCCTCATCCTCCCCCTGCCCTTCAGCGGTTTCTTCTTCAGAGTCTCCTTCCCCCTCCAGTTCCTCCTCTGACTGCAGCACGGACCTCTGCTCTGCAGCCTCAGCTGATGGCTGCTCGCGCCCGAATCCTCCTCTGGCCTCCCAGCACAAACGCTCCATTTCCATGACCTGCCTGCCTGCGTATAACCATCAGGGGGCTGACTCCTGCATCGTCAGGGTCAGCGTGGACTTGGGCCACGACAATGGAAACATGTATAAAAGCATCCTG TTAACCAGCCATGAAAAAACTGCTCAGGTGATTCAGAGAGCTTTGGAGAAGCATCACCTTGAGCACATGAACGGGCAGGACTTCACTCTGACGCAGGTCATCTCGCAGGACAGAG agttgcTCATACCAGACAAGGCAAACGTCTTTTATGCCATGTCCACAACTGCAAATTTTGACTTTGTTCTGCGTCGGTACAACAAATGCCAGAAGAAACCCCTGAGAACAACAATGAGTCTTGGAAGGTTTACAAAATGA